The genome window TTATTTCCTTGAGCACGTTCGAATATTCAACGGCGATCAATGACAGGTCGACCCCCTCGCACACCTTGAAATGCTGATCGATGGCGATTCCGTCGTATCCCATGAGGATGGCGCCAAGCGCCCCGCTGGTCCCGTCAACGATACCCCTCAGAATTTCACCGAACATCTGCCCTCCTCCTGCTGATCGAATCGAGCCAGCGCGTCAGGATTGCAAGCTGCTGCGCCGCCGCCGTCTCCCCGGGACCAGGTTCCGAGCCCGCTGCGGTATCGACAGCGGGCACCGGGACTTCCACAATGGTCGTCGCCAGGTCGGCCGGAGCCGTCGCTGCGGGGGCAGATTTCTGTGTCTCTATGCGCAGTTTCAGCTCGACCAGTTTCTGGCGAATTTCTTCATTGTGAGGATCAGCTTGCAGCAAGTCGCGGTAGACCTTCATCGCCCGGCCGAGAAAACCCTGCCGGATGTAGATTTCGGCGATGGTCGGAGTAGAAATGGGATCAGCATGGGAATGGACAGCAGCGACGGGTCGCAAGGGGGTGGCCAAATCCGGCGTTGCCGCGGAAGAAACCAGCGCCGCCAGCATCTTCTGCGCCACATTATCGTCGGGTTTGAGAGCGACCGCCCGCCTCACCAGTCTCAGAGCCTCAACCTGCCCCCCCTGCTGCATCCGGACCCTGGCCAGGCCCTTGAGTGACAGGAGGTTCTCGGGATCGATCAGCAGAGCCCTTTCAAAGGCGGCAGCGGCAGCATCGACATTGCCAAGTTGGACCTGGATGCGGCCAAGGATCGAGTACCCCGGGCTGAAGGAAGGCAGGGCCTTCACCCCCTTGGTCGCCACCTCCAGCGCATCGTCGAGCAAACCCATCTGCCGATAGCTCTCCGCCAGCGAGACAAAGACCGTAGAGCGCGGGTCCTTGGCAAGGATTTCGACATATCCGGCGATCTTGCCGAGCAGAGAACCGGCCGCAGCATTAGGAGTCATAGTCGTACCTGACAGTCCGGGGATGGGAACTGCAGAACTTTCGCGAAGAGGCTTTCGGGGTCCGGGATCTCTCTCACCAGGCAATCTCCAATCCCGCGATTGAGAACAAAGCGCAGCACTCCCGCCCTGACCTTCTTGTCGCGCCCCATGGCCTCCAAATATTCCTCAAGGGGGAACGGCGGCGGCGTGACCGGCAACTCAAAAGCACCCAACAGCGCGGCGATGGCCGCTACCTGCTCTGCTGTGCAGAGGCCGAGTTCTTTGGCGACCGTAGCAGCCACGATCATGCCGATGGCAACCGCCTCGCCATGCCTGACCTCGCCGTAACCGGCCAGGGTCTCAACAGCATGGCCGAAGGTATGCCCGTAATTAAGAATGGCCCGAAGGGAGCTTTCTTTTTCGTCAAGTTCTACAATATCCGCCTTGATTTGGCAAGACCTCTTTACCGCCTCCACCAGCGCCGCCCTCTCCCGTCGACGCAGATGATCGCGATGCTCGCCAAGCCAGTCAAAAAAGCCAGCGTCACGGATGATGCCGTATTTGATCACCTCGGCCATCCCGGCGGCAAACTCCCTCTCCGGCAAAACCTCCAGCGTCGATACGTCAATATGGACGTGCCGGGGCTGGTAAAAGGCTCCGATGAGATTTTTACCGAGAGGATGGTTGATGGCCGTTTTGCCGCCGACCGAACTGTCCACCTGCGCCAGGAGGGTGGTCGGCACCTGGACAAAAGGGACACCACGCAGAAAAGTGGCTGCGGCGAAACCGGTGATATCTCCGACCACTCCGCCCCCCAAAGCGACAAGACCACAGTAGCGATCAAACCCTCTGGCGATCAAGGCGTCGTAGATCTGTTCTAGAGTCCGCAGGTTTTTATACTCTTCGCCATCGGGAATGGTGATCACTGAAGCGTTAAAATTCTCGCGGGCCAGAGCAGTCAGAACGCGCTCACCATACAATCCCTGAACCGTGGGATTGGTGATGACAGCTACTTGCCGCGGGAAATCGGCGGCACGCAGCGCTTCACCGAGACGCTCCAGAATCCCGTCCCCCACCCAGATGGGATAACTGCGCTCGCCAAGGCCGACGGTTAATCGTTCAAGCATTGATATTCCCTTCACGACTTCCAATTTTCTGCAGAATGGCCGTTGCTACCTCTGGAGCATTAAGACCGTCGGTATCAACGTTGATGTCGGCCTGCTCATAGAGCGGCAGTCGGCGGCGCCAGAGTTCCTCCACCTGACGCTGTTCCAGGCCGGCATCGCCGAGAGGGCGTCCCTGTGAACCGGCCAACCGCCTGCGCAGGGTTCCCCATGCGGCGCGCAGGTAAACAATGGTGCCAAGCTGATGCATGACCTTCCAGTTCTCTTCGCGGCCAATGATTCCACCGCCGGTGGCGACCACCGTCCGGTGAACTCCGACGAGAGATCGTAGAGCAGCGGCTTCATAATCCCGAAAACGCTCCTCTCCTTCGGCAGCGAATATCTCCGGAATCGAATGCCCGGCCAACTGGACGATCACCGAATCAAGATCGATCAGACTCAATCCGCCCAGCCGCTCCAGTTCGCGTCCCACCGTGCTTTTCCCGGCGCCCATGAAGCCGACCAGGATTATGTTGTCACCCTTAGAACGACTGGACATGATGGCGATATGCCGCAAGGTTTGTCTGCAGCTCCGCCATGCTGTCGCCGCCGAATTTTTCCAGCATGGCCGCGGCGATCTCGATGGCAACCACAGCCTCGGCGACCACGGCGGCCGCTGGCACGGCGCAGACATCGGAACGCTCCACCACCGCCTGAAATGGCATCTTGGACTTGAGATCGACCGTCTGCAGCGGCTTGTAGAGGGTCGGTATCGGCTTCATGGCGCCCCGGATGACCACCGGCTCGCCATTCGTCATGCCACCCTCAAGACCACCGGCCCGATTCGTCCGCCGGGCGAAACCACCTGGACCGTATTCGATTTCATCGTGCACCTGGGAACCGGGCAGACGCGCGGCGCCAAAACCTGCCCCGATCTCCACTCCCTTGAACGCCTGAATGCTCATCAACGCAGCGGCCAGGCGGCCGTCCAGACGCCGGTCCCAATGCACATGGCTCCCCAGACCAACCGGCGCCCCCAAGACAACTACTTCTACCACGCCGCCAAGCGAATCGCCAGCATCCCTTGCCTGGTCAATGGCGGCGATCATTCCGGCTTCGGCCTCCGGATCGTAGGTACGGCAGGGTGAGTTCTCGCTGAGTGCAAACCGGGCGCGATGATCCGCTTCCGCCGCCGCCTGAGCCACCACCCCACCGATTTCCCTGACGTACCCCAGGACCTCGACGCCGAGCGCCATCAGGAACTTGTGGCAAAGCGCCCCCACGGCGACACGGGCGGCCGTCTCCCGGGCACTGGAGCGCTCAAGGATATTGCGGGCGTCATCCTGCCGGTACTTGATGACACCGCTGAGGTCGGCGTGCCCTGGACGCGGTTGGGTGACGGCAACATCCTCCATCCGGTCCTCGGTCAGGGGCGACATCTTTTTTTCCCAGTTGGTCCAGTCCCGATTCTCGATGGCGAGAGTAATGGGCGAGCCAAGGGTTTTTCCCCAACGAACCCCGGAAAGAATGCGCACCCGGTCCTGCTCGATTTTCATTCGGCCGCCGCGACCGTACCCTTGCTGCCGGCGTGCCAGATGACGATCGATATCCTCTGAACCAACCTCAAGGTTCGCCGGCATTCCCTCGACAAGTGCCGTCAAGGCCGGGCCGTGCGACTCCCCGGCGGTAAGATAACGCAATTTCATAGATCCCATCCTGTGCTAGCAGTCATGAAGAAAGGACAGGCCTAGACCTGTCCTTTCACCTGTTGCCCTATCCTAGCAGAGAAAATCTTAGCGGACAATCCTCGGAGTGATGAAAATGAGCAATTCGGAACGGTTGTCGCTCTTGGTCGAGGACTTGAAAAGATGGCCCAGATACGGGATCTTCCGCAGGTACGGGATGCCGCTTTCACTGTCTGAGGTGTCTTCGACAAAGATGCCGCCAATAACCGTTGTCTCCCCATCCCTCACCAGCAGCTTGGTCTTCGCCTCCTTGGTGCTGATACCCGGGGCCGTAGCTCCCTGCACCAGGGTCGGAGTGCTGTTGCTGGCCGCGATATCCAGTATAATGCTGTTATCGGGGTTGATTTCCGGCGTGACTGTCAACTGAAGGTTGGCATCTACGAACTCGGTCTTGGGTAGGCCATCGGTGCCGGAAGACTGGTAAGGAATCTTGGTCCCCTGGCTGATGGTCGCCGCCTGCCCGTTCAGGGTCGAGACGCGCGGAGTGGAAATCACCTTTCCCTGCAGCGATGTCTCCAAGGCTGAAATCCGCAGGTCGAGAACCGTACTGTCTATCAGTGTACGGCCAAAGGTGATGGCAGACCCCAGGCCGGCATTGCCGGCCTGCGGAGAGATGACAAAATTGCCCCCACCGGATACGGCCGCACGGCTGAGGTCGCCCGAACCGGCGTCATTGTCATTGTAAGTAATAGCCCAGGAAACGCCGAGATTTCTGGTAAAGGTGGAATTTGCCTCGACGATTCTCGCTTCGATCATCACCTGCCGCTCCGGGGTGTCCAACAGCGAGACCAGACTGCGGATCTCCGCGACTACCGCAGGGATATCCTTGACGATAAGCTTCTTGTTTCGGGCATCCTCGGTCAGTTTGCCCCGTTCCGTCAGCAACTCCCTGGAAGGTCCGGCGACATTTGCCAGATTCGTGTAGCTGACAGAAATCGCCTCGGTCACAAGATCCTCAAGCTTTTCCTGTGTTCTGGCCGCCGTCAGTCTCGTTTCTGCCGCTGCCCGGATCTGGTCCTGGGGCATGATCCGGACCACGTTCCCCTCGCGAACCATACCGAGACCTTTGATCTCCATGATCAGGTCCAGCGCCTGATCCCAGGGAACATCGATCAGACGTAAGGTAATCGTTCCCTTAACATCATCGCTGGCGATGATATTAAGATCACTCACTTCGGCGATAAGCTGCAGAATGCGACGGATATCCGCGTCGTCAAAAACCAGGGAAATTTTCTGCCCCGAGTACTTCTCCGGCTCCAACCATGGCATAGCCGGCGATGTCGATGGCTCCCCTGCGGTCGGCGGAGAGAAAACCATTGCATCAACTGGCCGGCTCTCGAGAACCGGACTAGGGGTAACGGGAACTTCCATTTGAACCACGGCAGGCGGCGCAGCCTCGGCAAAGGGTCCATTGTCGACAACGAACTCCAATCCCCCGGCTTTTTTCTGCAGCGAATAGGTGGCTGGTCCTTTTAATTCGACAGTGAACCGGACATCCTGCCTTTTCCCGGACCGAACCGTATACGGGGTGATCAAGCGCACGGCACTGGGAAAGGCCGAAGCATCGATTGTTCTACGCAAGGCGCGGCTAATCTGAGCACTCTTCAGGCCAAACTGAACCACATTATCCTTTTGCACAGCATCGATCACATCAGCCGGGCCGGAAAGGGCGACCCAGAGCAGAGACTTGCCATCCTCAACCTTGAAGTCGACAGCCTCTACGGTTGCCGGGCCCACGGAGGGGGTCTTGTTCGTTTTGGGGGTTTGCCGAGCAGCCTGCTCGCCCCAGCCGACAACCACCGAACTACCCATCTTGTCGACGGTATATTTGGGCAATCGCCCCCCAGCGGCATCAAAGACAAACCGCGTCTTGTCCGGGTAAGTCCCCACCCTTATCCCTTTAAATCCTTGAGTAGCGTTGAATGCACGTTCAGGGAAAGAAGGCTTCACTCCGAAAAGGTCGACCACCAGCCTGGGGGGAGCACCAAGGGTGAAGTGCTGAAACCGCTCAATACGGCCACCAGTATTCAATGTGGCCTGATTGCCCTTTACCTCGACAGATTTAACCACTTTGGAGAGAACCGATGGCTCGGCAGGAGTCCCAGACGCCTCGGGCTTATCACTGGTGGAAACA of Desulfuromonadales bacterium contains these proteins:
- a CDS encoding tetratricopeptide repeat protein; amino-acid sequence: MTPNAAAGSLLGKIAGYVEILAKDPRSTVFVSLAESYRQMGLLDDALEVATKGVKALPSFSPGYSILGRIQVQLGNVDAAAAAFERALLIDPENLLSLKGLARVRMQQGGQVEALRLVRRAVALKPDDNVAQKMLAALVSSAATPDLATPLRPVAAVHSHADPISTPTIAEIYIRQGFLGRAMKVYRDLLQADPHNEEIRQKLVELKLRIETQKSAPAATAPADLATTIVEVPVPAVDTAAGSEPGPGETAAAQQLAILTRWLDSISRRRADVR
- the aroB gene encoding 3-dehydroquinate synthase, coding for MKGISMLERLTVGLGERSYPIWVGDGILERLGEALRAADFPRQVAVITNPTVQGLYGERVLTALARENFNASVITIPDGEEYKNLRTLEQIYDALIARGFDRYCGLVALGGGVVGDITGFAAATFLRGVPFVQVPTTLLAQVDSSVGGKTAINHPLGKNLIGAFYQPRHVHIDVSTLEVLPEREFAAGMAEVIKYGIIRDAGFFDWLGEHRDHLRRRERAALVEAVKRSCQIKADIVELDEKESSLRAILNYGHTFGHAVETLAGYGEVRHGEAVAIGMIVAATVAKELGLCTAEQVAAIAALLGAFELPVTPPPFPLEEYLEAMGRDKKVRAGVLRFVLNRGIGDCLVREIPDPESLFAKVLQFPSPDCQVRL
- a CDS encoding shikimate kinase, with protein sequence MSSRSKGDNIILVGFMGAGKSTVGRELERLGGLSLIDLDSVIVQLAGHSIPEIFAAEGEERFRDYEAAALRSLVGVHRTVVATGGGIIGREENWKVMHQLGTIVYLRAAWGTLRRRLAGSQGRPLGDAGLEQRQVEELWRRRLPLYEQADINVDTDGLNAPEVATAILQKIGSREGNINA
- the aroC gene encoding chorismate synthase; the protein is MKLRYLTAGESHGPALTALVEGMPANLEVGSEDIDRHLARRQQGYGRGGRMKIEQDRVRILSGVRWGKTLGSPITLAIENRDWTNWEKKMSPLTEDRMEDVAVTQPRPGHADLSGVIKYRQDDARNILERSSARETAARVAVGALCHKFLMALGVEVLGYVREIGGVVAQAAAEADHRARFALSENSPCRTYDPEAEAGMIAAIDQARDAGDSLGGVVEVVVLGAPVGLGSHVHWDRRLDGRLAAALMSIQAFKGVEIGAGFGAARLPGSQVHDEIEYGPGGFARRTNRAGGLEGGMTNGEPVVIRGAMKPIPTLYKPLQTVDLKSKMPFQAVVERSDVCAVPAAAVVAEAVVAIEIAAAMLEKFGGDSMAELQTNLAAYRHHVQSF
- the pilQ gene encoding type IV pilus secretin PilQ, with protein sequence MTRLLTMRLSERVSRGIATAGVMVCFLTGASTWSFAQSGSVAKEINQVLAVSADKADEQSAVHITTRDPVGYRYTVYDSSEPMRVVIDFPGMDVTGVASPIMVDSPPVREIRVSSFDLTSGRLGRVELLLTAQTPYNILQSGNVFRVNFAQSPGGSPSAPAGSTEKVTATEGEMTKVASPVVPPKEDLQTVSTSDKPEASGTPAEPSVLSKVVKSVEVKGNQATLNTGGRIERFQHFTLGAPPRLVVDLFGVKPSFPERAFNATQGFKGIRVGTYPDKTRFVFDAAGGRLPKYTVDKMGSSVVVGWGEQAARQTPKTNKTPSVGPATVEAVDFKVEDGKSLLWVALSGPADVIDAVQKDNVVQFGLKSAQISRALRRTIDASAFPSAVRLITPYTVRSGKRQDVRFTVELKGPATYSLQKKAGGLEFVVDNGPFAEAAPPAVVQMEVPVTPSPVLESRPVDAMVFSPPTAGEPSTSPAMPWLEPEKYSGQKISLVFDDADIRRILQLIAEVSDLNIIASDDVKGTITLRLIDVPWDQALDLIMEIKGLGMVREGNVVRIMPQDQIRAAAETRLTAARTQEKLEDLVTEAISVSYTNLANVAGPSRELLTERGKLTEDARNKKLIVKDIPAVVAEIRSLVSLLDTPERQVMIEARIVEANSTFTRNLGVSWAITYNDNDAGSGDLSRAAVSGGGNFVISPQAGNAGLGSAITFGRTLIDSTVLDLRISALETSLQGKVISTPRVSTLNGQAATISQGTKIPYQSSGTDGLPKTEFVDANLQLTVTPEINPDNSIILDIAASNSTPTLVQGATAPGISTKEAKTKLLVRDGETTVIGGIFVEDTSDSESGIPYLRKIPYLGHLFKSSTKSDNRSELLIFITPRIVR